In the Anguilla anguilla isolate fAngAng1 chromosome 7, fAngAng1.pri, whole genome shotgun sequence genome, one interval contains:
- the LOC118232181 gene encoding 5,6-dihydroxyindole-2-carboxylic acid oxidase-like, which produces MKVPIYFLLAKMWKYGFLLILFAAVVRSQFPRECVTPEGLRSGQCCPSPTGAPNDDCGSSTGRGQCVSVIADARPHGPQYPHDGRDDRERWPLRFFNRTCQCNGNFSGYNCGRCRHGFTGANCDQPVSVVRRNVMLLSPDEKRAFVDALDQAKRTVHQDLVIATRRYEEVFGPDGNTTQFENITIYNYFVWSHYYSVSKTYLGPGQQSFGGVDFSHEGPGFVTWHRFHLLQLERDMQDMLQDPSFALPYWNFAIGGSTCDICTDDLLGARSSFDLNSISSNSVFSQWRVICDGLDDYDTLGTICNSSESGSIRRNPAGNAARPMVQRLPEPQDVADCLQLSAFDTPPFYSTSSESFRNTVEGYSAPQGNYDPVIRSLHNLAHLFLNGTGGQTHLSPNDPIFVLLHTFTDAIFDEWLRRHSPDVTVYPLENAPIGHNREYNMVPFWPPVANVEMFVAAPENLGYSYEAEWPAPPYTLTEIITMTVVAALLAVAIVFATTTCAMRAKSYAKMEGRQPLLGEQYQRYSDDRDRPQEKTQSVV; this is translated from the exons ATGAAGGTgcctatttattttcttctcgcaaaaatgtggaaatatgGGTTTCTGCTCATTTTATTCGCCGCGGTCGTGCGCTCCCAATTTCCAAGGGAATGCGTGACTCCGGAGGGACTAAGAAGTGGTCAatgttgtccctctccaacggGAGCACCAAATGATGACTGCGGGTCCAGCACGGGACGGGGACAATGCGTGTCAGTTATCGCGGATGCTCGGCCGCATGGTCCGCAGTATCCCCATGACGGTCGTGATGACCGGGAACGTTGGCCACTGAGGTTCTTTAATCGCACGTGCCAGTGTAACGGGAACTTCTCCGGTTACAACTGCGGGCGGTGCAGGCACGGATTTACAGGAGCGAACTGCGACCAGCCAGTTTCTGTTG TACGTAGAAACGTGATGCTGTTGAGTCCGGACGAAAAGAGAGCGTTTGTGGACGCGTTGGACCAAGCAAAACGCACGGTCCACCAGGATCTGGTAATCGCCACCAGGAGATACGAGGAGGTTTTCGGTCCAGACGGCAACACAACGCAGTTCGAGAACATCACCATCTACAACTACTTTGTGTGGTCGCACTATTATTCGGTCAGTAAGACCTATCTGGGGCCCGGGCAACAGAGCTTCGGAGGGGTGGACTTTTCTCACGAAGGCCCTGGTTTTGTCACCTGGCACAGATTCCACCTTCTCCAGCTCGAGAGAGACATGCAG GATATGCTCCAGGACCCCTCCTTTGCGCTTCCGTATTGGAATTTTGCGATTGGCGGCAGCACGTGCGATATCTGCACCGATGATCTATTGGGCGCGAGAAGCAGCTTTGACCTTAACTCCATCAGCAGCAACTCTGTCTTCTCGCAGTGGCGCGTGATCTGCGACGGTCTGGATGACTACGACACTCTCGGCACCATCTGCAACA GCTCGGAAAGCGGCTCCATCCGGAGGAATCCGGCCGGGAACGCGGCCAGGCCCATGGTGCAGCGCCTGCCCGAGCCACAGGATGTCGCCGACTGCCTGCAGCTGAGCGCCTTCGACACGCCCCCCTTCTACTCCACCTCTTCCGAGAGCTTCCGGAACACCGTCGAGG GCTACAGCGCCCCCCAGGGAAACTATGACCCTGTTATCCGCAGTCTGCACAACCTGGCTCATCTGTTTCTCAACGGGACCGGGGGGCAGACCCACTTGTCCCCAAACGACCCCATCTTTGTCCTGCTGCACACCTTTACAGATGCTATTTTTGACGAATGGCTCAGAAGGCACAGCCCCG ACGTGACGGTTTATCCGTTGGAAAACGCTCCGATCGGCCACAACCGGGAGTACAACATGGTTCCCTTCTGGCCCCCGGTCGCGAACGTGGAAATGTTTGTGGCCGCCCCTGAAAACCTGGGTTACTCGTACGAAGCAGAGTGGCCAG CGCCCCCGTACACCCTGACGGAGATCATAACCATGACGGTCGTGGCGGCCCTCTTGGCGGTGGCCATCGTTTTCGCCACCACCACTTGCGCCATGCGCGCGAAGTCCTACGCCAAGATGGAGGGCCGGCAGCCGTTGCTGGGGGAACAGTATCAGCGTTACTCGGACGACCGCGACAGGCCACAGGAGAAAACCCAGTCTGTCGTCTGA
- the LOC118232183 gene encoding leucine rich adaptor protein 1-like codes for MEVHNVLPDFKDIETKLGRKVPEGLIRSFTEGGLHETKDDNNLASPAVSVTKANTSDLKRLENKMRFLKQEMANLRAIDIKLMHQLLSINEGIESIKWLMEEKSTLASRDSSLTGSLYSLSESPDNSLRGSCNSLQDGSDLDGISIGSYLDTLAEDLPGDASPPPSVSDTEDRFSDGPAIEDELEKPPPLGKGLRADSDEYYCFG; via the exons ATGGAAGTGCACAACGTCTTGCCGGATTTTAAAGACATCGAGACCAAGTTGGGTCGCAAAGTTCCCGAGGGTCTCATTCGTTCATTCACAGAAGGGGGTCTTCACGAAACAAAAGATGACAATAACCTGGCGTCACCAGCTGTTTCTGTTACCAAAGCAAACACAAGTGATTTAAAGCGTTTGGAAAACAAGATGaggtttttaaaacaagaaatg GCCAACCTCCGTGCGATCGACATAAAGCTGATGCACCAGCTGCTGTCCATCAACGAGGGAATCGAGTCCATAAAGTGGCTCATGGAGGAGAAGAGCACGCTGGCCAGCCGGGACAGCAGCCTGACGGGCAGCCTGTACAGCCTATCAGAGAGCCCGGACAACTCGCTGAGGGGCAGCTGCAACAGCCTGCAGGACGGCAGCGACCTGGACGGCATCTCCATCGGGAGCTACCTGGACACCCTGGCGGAGGACCTGCCCGGAGacgcctccccccctccctccgtctccgACACGGAGGACCGCTTTTCGGACGGGCCCGCGATCGAGGACGAGCTGGAGAAGCCCCCGCCGCTCGGCAAGGGCCTCAGAGCAGATTCGGACGAGTACTACTGCTTCGGATAG